One Oryza brachyantha chromosome 3, ObraRS2, whole genome shotgun sequence DNA segment encodes these proteins:
- the LOC102701527 gene encoding serine/threonine-protein kinase BSK1-2-like → MGCCGSSLQAGTHPEKPPGRAAAAPPPHRPSFSLNQHQAQAQGGVGRGGVPAFAEFSLAELRAATGGFAAENIVSESGEKAPNFVYRGRLQSSRRAIAVKKFPKMAWPDPKQFEEEAKGVGKLRHRRLANLIGYCCDGDERLLVAEFMPNDTLAKHLFHWENQTIEWAMRLRVAHHIAEVLDYCSSNKRPLYHDLNAYRVLFDENGDPRLSCFGLMKNSRDGKSYSTNLAYTPPEYLRNGRVTPESVIFSFGTVLLDLLSGKRIPPSHALDMIRGKNIQVLLDSHLEGKYSTEEATALVDLASQCLQYEPRDRPNTGKLVSILEPLQTKLEVPSYEMLGIPKHEEEAPPAPQPQHPLSPMGEACSRMDLTAIHQILVATHYRDDEGTNELSFQEWTQQMRDMLDARKRGDFAFRDKDFKTAIDCYTQFVDVGTMVSPTVYARRSLCHLMSDQPDAALRDAMQAQCVYPDWPTAFYMQAVALSKLNMQSDAMDMLNEASQLEEKRQKSLKGP, encoded by the exons ATGGGTTGCTGCGGGTCGTCGCTGCAGGCCGGGACCCACCCGGAGAAGCCGccggggagggcggcggcggcgccgccgccgcaccggccgTCCTTCTCGCTGAACCAGCACCAGGCGCAGGCTCAGGGCGGCGTGGGGAGAGGGGGGGTGCCGGCGTTCGCGGAGTTCTCGCTGGCGGAGCTGCGCGCCGCCACGGGCGGGTTCGCGGCGGAGAACATCGTGTCCGAGAGCGGGGAGAAGGCGCCGAATTTCGTCTACAGGGGCCGCCTCCagagcagccgccgcgcgaTCGCCGTCAAGAAGTTCCCCAAGATGGCGTGGCCCGATCCCAAGCAGTTCGAG GAGGAGGCCAAGGGAGTGGGGAAActacgccaccgccgcctggCGAACCTCATCGGCTACTGCTGCGATGGGGATGAGCGGCTTCTCGTCGCCGAGTTCATGCCCAACGACACCTTAGCCAAGCACCTCTTCCATT GGGAAAACCAAACTATCGAATGGGCTATGCGTCTAAGAGTTGCACACCACATTGCTGAAGTGCTTGACTACTGCAGTAGCAACAAACGGCCTTTATACCATGATCTAAATGCATATAGGGTCCTATTTGATGAG AATGGTGATCCTCGCCTTTCATGCTTCGGCCTAATGAAAAACAGCAGGGATGGGAAAAGTTATAGCACAAACCTTGCATACACACCTCCAGAGTATTTGAGAAATG GTAGAGTTACTCCAGAAAGTGTCATATTCAGCTTCGGTACAGTGCTCCTTGACCTTCTAAGTGGAAAGCGCATCCCTCCTTCCCAT GCTCTTGATATGATAAGAGGCAAGAATATCCAAGTGCTCTTGGACTCACATCTGGAGGGAAAGTACTCAACAGAAGAGGCAACTGCTTTGGTAGATCTTGCTTCTCAGTGTTTACAGTATGAACCTAGGGACCGTCCCAATACGGGAAAGCTGGTTTCCATACTTGAGCCCTTGCAAACAAAACTAGAG GTGCCTTCCTATGAGATGCTTGGTATTCCAAAGCATGAAGAAGAAGCGCCTCCTGCTCCACAACCACAACACCCTCTATCCCCCATGGGTGAAGCCTGTTCTAGGATGGATCTGACAGCAATCCATCAGATTTTAGTTGCCACACATTACAGAGATGATGAAGGGACCAATGAG CTATCATTCCAGGAATGGACTCAGCAGATGAGGGACATGTTGGATGCTAGGAAACGTGGGGACTTTGCGTTTCGTGATAAAGATTTTAAGACAGCCATTGACTGTTATACACAG TTTGTTGATGTGGGAACAATGGTGTCACCGACGGTATACGCTAGACGGAGCTTATGCCACCTCATGTCTGACCAACCTGATGCTGCTCTCCGGGATGCAATGCAAGCACAATGCGTGTACCCTGATTGGCCAACTGCATTCTATATGCAAGCTGTTGCTCTCTCAAAGTTAAACATGCAGAGTGATGCTATGGATATGTTGAATGAAGCTTCGCAGCTAGAAGAGAAGAGACAAAAGAGCCTAAAAGGACCTTGA
- the LOC102709718 gene encoding NAC domain-containing protein 22 — translation MAAVAGTSMEVDQDLPGFRFHPTEEELLDFYLSRVALGKKLQFDIIGTLNIYRHDPWDLPGMAKIGEREWYFFVPRDRKAGNGGRPNRTTQRGFWKATGSDRAIRSSGDPKRVIGLKKTLVFYQGRAPRGTKTDWVMNEYRLPDYGAGHAAPPPPKEDMVLCKIYRKATPLKELEQRASAMEEMQRRSSQGDYTARAYLVHDASPSTGDEYFSSDDVHDSGYLIPSSSSSPAPSGHSSKNGGAPREAKKEEADVTVTVASATSMTQAAAASLSSLQLPAASQLPNLQLPASHGVMDWLQEPFLTQLRSPWQDQHCLSPYAHLLYY, via the exons atggcggcggtggctgggACGTCCATGGAAGTGGATCAGGACCTCCCGGGTTTCCGGTTCCACCCcacggaggaggagctcctcGACTTCTACCTCTCCCGCGTCGCCCTCGGCAAGAAGCTCCAGTTCGACATCATCGGCACCCTCAACATCTACCGCCACGACCCCTGGGACCTCCCAG GCATGGCGAAGATCGGGGAGAGGGAGTGGTACTTCTTCGTGCCGCGTGACCGGAAGGCCGGGAACGGCGGGCGGCCGAACCGGACGACGCAGCGCGGGTTCTGGAAGGCGACGGGGTCGGACAGGGCGATCCGGAGCTCCGGCGACCCGAAGCGGGTGATCGGGCTGAAGAAGACGCTCGTCTTCTACCAggggcgcgcgccgcgcggcaCCAAGACGGACTGGGTCATGAACGAGTACCGCCTCCCCGACTACGGCGccggccacgccgcgccgccgcctcccaag GAGGACATGGTGCTCTGCAAGATATACCGGAAGGCCACACCACTGAAGGAGCTGGAGCAGAGAGCCTCTGCAATGGAAGAGATGCAGAGGCGATCAAGCCAGGGAGACTACACGGCGAGAGCGTATCTCGTCCATGACGCCTCACcctccaccggcgacgagtACTTCTCGTCGGACGACGTGCACGACAGCGGCTACCTGAtcccctcgtcgtcgtcgtcgccggcgccgtccggcCACAGCAGCAAGAACGGCGGTGCACCAAGGGAAGCCAAGAAGGAGGAAGCAGACGTCACGGTCAcggtggcgtcggcgacgTCCATGAcgcaagcggcggcggcgagcctgTCCAGCCTACAGCTCCCGGCGGCGAGCCAGCTGCCGAACCTGCAGCTTCCGGCGAGCCACGGAGTGATGGACTGGCTGCAGGAGCCGTTCCTGACGCAGCTGCGCAGCCCGTGGCAGGACCAGCACTGCCTGTCTCCCTACGCACATCTGCTCTACTATTAA
- the LOC102710000 gene encoding uncharacterized protein LOC102710000 translates to MEKLAPTMKKAMEDTEEKPKVPSSDPGLAELVAGEQPQLQREHQPPNISEMKPLTREAYGGGMYANEGRRDLARPRASATQSADGPEEATIRPQHTPPPSTGDRDLDITGQSYIQ, encoded by the coding sequence ATGGAGAAGCTGGCGCCGACCATGAAGAAGGCAATGGAGGACACGGAGGAGAAGCCCAAGGTGCCGTCGAGCGACCCGGGGCTCGCCGaactcgtcgccggcgagcagccGCAGCTGCAGCGGGAGCACCAGCCGCCCAACATCTCCGAGATGAAGCCGCTCACGCGGGAGGCGTACGGCGGCGGGATGTACGCCAACGAGGGGCGGAGGGACCTCGCACGGCCGCGCGCCAGCGCCACCCAGAGCGCCGACGGCCCCGAGGAGGCTACCATCAGGCCCCAgcacacgccgccgccgtccaccggcGACCGCGACCTCGACATCACCGGCCAGTCCTACATCCAGTAG
- the LOC102701804 gene encoding uncharacterized protein LOC102701804, whose amino-acid sequence MAMDRRIFRGPDDNVWHVKTTFSGKHGRVLQGARGAAVRSDREGGGARTLAVAVPRPATPRDPVLLPRAAGAAEAPRQGGGGRAGARRGVAHRREQTRRCRPGQAARRPHRNAVTPLPFSSYSSRRQTKQQDFYPRCTPRGPAPQSRDTPPKRDTGIASEKEWGINLLDEAVKESGTNEDGSTWYRESGEDLGDNGYRCRWARMGGQSHDGTTEWKETWWEKSDWTGYKELGAEKSGKNGEGDSWWEKWKEVLYQDEWSNLARIERSAEKQAKSGAENAGWYEKWWEKYDAKGWTEKGAHKYGRLNEQSWWERWGEHYDGRGFVLKWTDKWAETDLGTKWGDKWEEKFFAGIGSRQGETWHVSPGGDRWSRTWGEEHFGNGKVHKYGKSTTGESWDLVVDEETYYEAEPHYGWADVVGDSTQLLSIQPVDRPPGVYPTIDFSASSPPSDDPPGPGMPPPRRGGPSDPHCDHLSCSRAAGPGRPPPPPESTQQSNKHCTPIPTSQRSRAFTAMASLRAGRLAAPAAAALLLLVLLAAPAPASATNFTCHAPAATTCQSAILYTAPNATTYAELVARFNTTALPDLLGANDLPETTPPSASIPAKSTVRIPFRCRCDGSVGQSDHHPIYVVQPLDFLDAIARNVFNTFVTFQEIATANNISDPNKININQTLWIPLPCSCDKVDDSDVTHLAYSVASGDSTAGIAAKYGVTESTLLTINKIEDPKKLQMGQILDVPLPVCHSSISDNSADHNLMLLPNGTYAFTAGNCIRCSCSASTNQLNCTAVQHNGCPSVPQCGGTLKLGDTNGTGCGSTTCAYTGYSNSPLTIQTSLETNQTKTCQKGGSGRSQFAGSMWRMSVISFHMVLIIICFL is encoded by the exons ATGGCCATGGATCGTAGAATTTTCCGGGGACCGGACGACAACGTCTGGCACGTAAAGACAACGTTCTCTGGAAAAC ATGGCCGCGTGCTCCAGGGGgctcgcggcgccgccgttcgatctgaCCGCGAGGGGGGCGGCGCACGCACACTGGCCGTGGCCGTGCCCCGCCCCGCGACGCCGCGCGATCCGGTGCTGCTGCCGCGCGCAGCAGGAGCCGCGGAGGCGCCCcgccaaggcggcggcggtcgcgcCGGAGCGCGCCGAGGAGTGGCGCATCGACGGGAACAaactcgccgctgccgcccggGGCAGGCGGCGCGCCGGCCTCACCGCAATGCCGTCACTCCCCTTCCCTTCTCCTCG TATAGTTCTAGAAGGCAAACAAAGCAACAGGATTTCTATCCGCGGTGCACGCCAAGAGGGCCGGCTCCTCAATCCCGTGATACTCCGCCAAAGAGAG ACACTGGTATTGCTAGTGAGAAGGAATGGGGAATCAACCTTCTGGATGAAGCAGTCAAGGAGTCTGGGACAAATGAAGATGGAAGCACCTGGTACAGGGAGAGTGGAGAAGATCTTGGTGATAATGGGTACAGGTGTCGCTGGGCTAGGATGGGAGGACAGAGTCATGATGGTACAACTGAATGGAAAGAGACG TGGTGGGAGAAAAGTGATTGGACTGGATATAAGGAGCTAG GTGCGGAGAAATCTGGGAAGAATGGTGAGGGTGACTCTTGGTGGGAGAAATGGAAAGAAGTTCTTTATCAAGATGAATGGAG CAATCTTGCAAGAATAGAGAGGAGCGCTGAAAAGCAAGCAAAATCAGGAGCAGAAAATGCTGGGTGGTATGAAAAATG GTGGGAAAAATATGATGCCAAAGGCTGGACAGAAAAAGGTGCTCATAAGTATGGGAGATTAAATGAACAGTCTTGGTGGGAGAGGTGGGGTGAACATTATGATGGCCGAGGTTTTGTATTGAAATG GACAGACAAGTGGGCCGAGACAGACTTAGGCACCAAATGGGGGGACAAATGGGAAGAGAAATTCTTTGCTGGAATTGGTTCTCGACAAGGGGAGACATGGCATGTATCCCCTGGCGGAGATC GGTGGTCAAGAACTTGGGGAGAAGAGCACTTCGGTAATGG GAAAGTTCATAAATACGGGAAGAGCACAACTGGCGAGAGCTGGGATTTAGTAGTTGATGAGGAGACGTACTACGA GGCGGAGCCTCATTACGGATGGGCTGATGTTGTCGGAGATTCAACACAACTGTTGTCGATACAACCTGTCGATAGGCCACCTGGAGTGTACCCGACAATTGACTTCAGCGCCTCATCTCCACCGTCGGATGATCCACCAGGACCAGGCAtgcctcctccgc GACGGGGTGGGCCCAGCGACCCACACTGCGACCATTTAAGCTGCTCTAGAGCAGCCGGGCCAGGCaggccacctcctcctcccgagTCAACGCAACAGTCAAACAAACACTGCACTCCCATTCCCACCTCCCAACGCTCTCGAGCTTTCACAGCCATGGCGTCGCTCCGAGCCGGCCGCctggccgcgccggccgccgctgccctcctcctcctcgtcctcctcgccgcccccgcccccgcctccgccaccaacTTCACCTGCCACGCACCGGCGGCCACCACCTGCCAGTCCGCCATCCTCTACACCGCCCCCAACGCCACCACCTACGCCGAGCTCGTCGCCCGCTTCAACACCACCGCCCTCCCCGACCTCCTCGGCGCCAACGACCTCCCCGAGACCACGCCTCCCAGCGCCTCCATCCCCGCCAAGTCCACCGTGCGCATCCCCTTCCGCTGCCGCTGCGACGGCAGCGTCGGCCAGTCGGACCACCACCCCATCTACGTCGTCCAGCCGCTGGACTTCCTCGACGCCATCGCGCGCAACGTGTTCAACACCTTCGTCACCTTCCAGGAGATCGCCACCGCGAACAACATCTCCGATCCCAACAAGATTAATATCAACCAGACGCTGTGGATTCCGCTGCCCTGCAGCTGCGACAAGGTGGACGACTCTGACGTGACGCACCTCGCCTACAGCGTCGCCAGCGGCGACTCCACGGCGGGGATCGCCGCCAAGTACGGCGTCACGGAGTCGACGCTTCTTACCATCAATAAGATCGAAGATCCCAAGAAATTGCAGATGGGACAGATTCTAGATGTCCCGCTCCCTG TTTGCCATTCGTCGATCAGTGATAACTCAGCTGATCACAATCTGATGCTCCTCCCAAATGGCACTTACGCGTTCACCGCAGGAAACTGCATCCGTTGCAGCTGCAGTGCAAGCACCAACCA GCTAAACTGCACGGCAGTGCAGCACAATGGATGCCCCTCTGTTCCACAGTGCGGTGGAACGCTTAAGCTTGGTGACACAAATGGCACTGGTTGTGGATCAACAACGTGCGCCTACACTGGTTACTCCAACAGTCCACTCACTATACAAACCAGTCTTGAAACTAACCAGACAAAAACCTGCCAGA AAGGAGGATCTGGGAGGTCGCAGTTCGCCGGGTCCATGTGGAGGATGTCTGTTATCTCCTTCCACATGGTGTTGATCATTATCTGCTTCCTTTGA
- the LOC102710566 gene encoding probable acyl-activating enzyme 1, peroxisomal codes for MEGSMLSDANYAPLTPLSFLERAAVVFGDRTAVVSGGREYSWRETRERCLAGASALAGLGVGRRDVVAVIAANIPAMYELHFSVPMTGGVLCTLNTRHDAAMVSVLLRHSEAKVFLVESQFLAVAHDALRLLADAKANLPHVVAISDSGDSGGGGGRGGLEYEALLRGAPRGFQIRWPADECDPISLNYTSGTTSRPKGVIYSHRGAYLNSLASLLCNDMMQMPVYLWTVPMFHCNGWCMVWATAAQGGTNICIRNVVPKVIFEQIVRYGVTNMGGAPTVLNMIVNAPASERKPLPRKVLISTGGAPPPPQVLAKMEELGFNVAHGYGLTETYGPATKCVWRPEWDALPLGERARIKALQGVQHQLLQDIDIKDPVTMASMPSDGRAVGEVMLRGNTVMSGYYKDAAATEEAMRGGWLRTGDLGVRHPDGYIQLKDRAKDIIISGGENISSIEVESVLFGHHAVFDAAVVARPDDHWGETACAFVTLKDGVSATADDIIAFCRARLPHYMAPRTVVFGGLPKTSTGKTQKFLLREKARAMGSIPMQRKAKL; via the exons ATGGAAGGCTCCATGCTGAGTGATGCAAACTACGCGCCGCTGACGCCGCTGAGCTTCTTggagcgcgccgccgtcgtgttcGGCGACCGAACGGCCGTCGTCTCCGGCGGCAGGGAGTACTCGTGGCGCGAGACGCGGGAACGGTGCTTGGCTGGGGCGTCCGCGCTCGCGGGCCTCGGCGTCGGCCGCCGGGACGTG GTTGCGGTCATCGCGGCGAACATACCGGCGATGTACGAGTTGCACTTCAGCGTGCCGATGACCGGCGGGGTGCTGTGCACGCTCAACACCCGGCACGACGCGGCCATGGTGTCCGTCCTTCTTAGGCACTCGGAGGCCAAGGTTTTCCTCGTCGAGTCGCAgttcctcgccgtcgcgcacgACGCCCTGAGGCTGCTCGCCGATGCCAAAGCCAACCTTCCTCACGTCGTCGCGATCTCCGacagcggcgacagcggcggcggcggcggccgcggaggGCTAGAGTACGAGGCGCTTCTGAGGGGCGCGCCGCGCGGCTTCCAGATCAGGTGGCCGGCCGACGAGTGCGACCCGATATCGCTGAACTACACGTCGGGGACGACGTCGAGGCCCAAGGGCGTCATCTACAGCCACCGCGGCGCGTACCTGAACTCGCTGGCCTCGTTGCTCTGCAACGACATGATGCAGATGCCGGTGTACCTCTGGACCGTGCCCATGTTCCACTGCAACGGGTGGTGCATGGtgtgggcgacggcggcgcagggcGGGACGAACATCTGCATCAGGAACGTTGTGCCCAAGGTCATCTTCGAGCAGATCGTTCGCTACGGGGTGACCAACATGGGCGGCGCGCCCACGGTGCTCAATATGATCGTGAACGCGCCGGCGTCGGAGAGGAAGCCGCTGCCGAGGAAGGTCCTCATCTCGAcgggcggcgcgccgccgcctccgcagGTGCTGGCCAAGATGGAGGAGCTCGGTTTCAATGTCGCGCACGGGTACGGGCTCACCGAGACGTACGGGCCGGCGACGAAGTGCGTGTGGAGACCCGAGTGGGACGCGCTGCCGctcggcgagcgcgcgcggaTCAAGGCGCTCCAGGGAGTGCAGCACCAGCTGTTGCAAGACATTGACATCAAGGACCCGGTGACCATGGCGAGCATGCCATCCGACGGGCGCGCCGTCGGCGAGGTCATGCTCCGCGGCAACACGGTCATGAGCGGGTACTAcaaggacgcggcggcgacggaggaggcCATGCGCGGCGGCTGGCTGCGCACGGGCGACCTCGGCGTGCGGCACCCCGACGGGTACATCCAGCTCAAGGACCGCGCGAAGGACATCATCATATCGGGCGGCGAGAACATCAGCTCGATCGAGGTGGAGTCGGTGCTGTTCGGCCACCACGCCGTGTTcgacgcggcggtggtggcgaggCCGGACGACCACTGGGGCGAGACGGCGTGCGCGTTCGTCACGCTGAAGGACGGGGTAagcgccaccgccgacgacATCATCGCCTTCTGCCGTGCGCGGCTGCCACACTACATGGCGCCGAGGACGGTGGTGTTCGGCGGCCTGCCCAAGACATCGACGGGGAAGACGCAGAAGTTCCTGCTCCGGGAGAAGGCCAGGGCCATGGGAAGCATACCGATGCAACGCAAAGCAAAACTGTAG
- the LOC102710853 gene encoding probable acyl-activating enzyme 1, peroxisomal — protein sequence MRAAYLALRRLARRRHRRSSSSSVGSLPPNRRQPPHDYLSPHVNYTTNLCSPRAIILSPWRHPRAFTFARSSGAAAAQLLLFSSLAGREGEGEVEVLDMEAGTVRCAANYAPLTPLSFIERAAAVYGDRAAVVFGERRYTWREARRRCVRVAAALATRFGVARGDVVAVLSPNVPAMYELHFAVPMAGAVLCTFNTRHDAPMISTLLGHSGAKVFFVESHLLDVGRAALRRLADTANTATLPVLLTISDHGADDGDSGCVDYEDLVKDAPSQFDIRWPADEMDPITLNYTSGTTSRPKGVVYNHRGAYLNTIATVLAYDITAMPTYLWTVPMFHCNGWHLPWGVAMQGGTNVCLRHFTAKVIFDNIARHGVTHLGGAPTVLSMIANAPAADRKALPGPVRVMTGGAPPPPRVLFAMEGLGFVVYHIYGLTETYGPATVCTWMPEWDALPAEERARLKARQGFHHIALQVAVKNSTTMENVPNDGQTVGEVMFRGNTVMSGYYKDIGATRKSMAGGWLHSGDLAVRHPDGYIQLKDRAKDIIISGGENISSIEVESVIFSHPAVLEAAVVARPDDYWGETPCAFVKLKEGANATDAEIISFCRERLPHYMAPKTVVFDELPKTSTGKTQKFVLREKARALGSLTKSANSKL from the exons ATGAGAGCCGCATACCTTGCGTTGCGCAGGctagctcgccgccgccatcgccgcagtagcagcagcagcgtcggATCATTACCCCCTAATCGTCGTCAACCACCCCACGATTATCTTAGTCCCCATGTGAATTATACTACTAATCTTTGCTCCCCGCGTGCGATTATTCTATCGCCATGGCGCCATCCGCGAGCGTTTACTTTCGCCAGAAGCTCCGGGGCCGCCGCGGCTCAGCTGCTGCTGTTCTCCAGCCTcgcggggagggagggggagggggaggtggaggtgctGGACATGGAGGCCGGCACGGTGCGGTGCGCGGCCAACTACGCGCCGCTGACGCCGCTCAGTTTCATCGagcgcgccgcggccgtctACGGCGACCGCGCCGCGGTGGTGTTCGGGGAGAGGCGGTACACGTGGagggaggcgcggcggcggtgcgtccgcgtggccgccgcgctcgccacCCGCTTCGGCGTCGCCCGCGGCGATGTG GTTGCTGTTTTGAGCCCGAATGTGCCGGCAATGTACGAGCTGCACTTCGCCGTGCCGATGGCCGGTGCAGTCCTGTGCACGTTCAACACGCGGCACGACGCGCCCATGATCTCCACCCTGCTCGGCCACTCCGGCGCCAAGGTGTTCTTCGTCGAGTCGCACCTCCTCGACGTCGGGAGAGCAGCGCTGAGGCGCCTCGCCGACACAGCGAACACCGCCACTCTCCCGGTTCTTCTAACCATCTCCGAccacggcgccgacgacggcgactcAGGTTGCGTGGACTACGAGGATCTTGTCAAGGACGCCCCGTCGCAGTTCGACATCCGGTGGCCGGCGGACGAGATGGACCCGATCACGCTCAACTACACCTCCGGCACGACGTCGCGGCCCAAGGGCGTGGTCTACAACCACCGCGGAGCCTACCTCAACACCATCGCAACAGTCCTCGCGTACGACATCACCGCCATGCCGACGTACCTGTGGACCGTGCCGATGTTCCACTGCAACGGCTGGCATCTGCCGTGGGGCGTCGCCATGCAGGGCGGCACCAACGTCTGCCTCCGCCACTTCACGGCGAAGGTCATCTTCGACAACATCGCGCGGCACGGGGTGACGCACTTGGGCGGCGCGCCGACGGTGCTCAGCATGATCGCCAACGCGCCGGCCGCAGACCGGAAGGCTCTGCCTGGGCCGGTGCGCGTCATGACGGgtggcgcgccgccgccgccccgcgttTTGTTCGCCATGGAGGGGCTCGGCTTCGTGGTGTACCATATCTACGGCCTCACCGAGACGTACGGCCCCGCCACCGTCTGCACGTGGATGCCGGAGTGGGACGCGTTGCCGGCGGAGGAGCGGGCGCGGCTAAAGGCGCGGCAGGGGTTCCATCACATCGCGTTGCAGGTCGCCGTCAAGAACTCGACGACGATGGAGAACGTGCCGAACGACGGGCAGACGGTGGGTGAGGTGATGTTCCGGGGGAACACCGTGATGAGCGGCTACTACAAGGACATCGGCGCGACGAGGAAGTCCATGGCCGGCGGTTGGCTGCACAGCGGGGACCTCGCCGTGAGGCACCCCGACGGATACATCCAGCTCAAGGACCGGGCCAAGGACATCATCATATCGGGCGGCGAGAACATCAGCTCGATCGAGGTGGAGTCGGTGATCTTCAGCCACCCGGCGGtgctggaggcggcggtggtggcgaggCCGGACGATTACTGGGGCGAGACGCCGTGCGCGTTCGTCAAGCTGAAGGAGGGCGCCAACGCCACGGACGCCGAGATCATAAGCTTTTGCCGGGAGAGGCTGCCGCATTACATGGCGCCCAAGACGGTGGTGTTTGATGAGCTGCCCAAGACGTCGACGGGGAAGACGCAGAAGTTCGTGCTCCGGGAGAAGGCCCGGGCTTTGGGCAGTCTCACCAAGTCTGCCAACAGTAAACTGTAA